From a region of the Malania oleifera isolate guangnan ecotype guangnan chromosome 12, ASM2987363v1, whole genome shotgun sequence genome:
- the LOC131143709 gene encoding plant-specific TFIIB-related protein PTF2, giving the protein MEGSRPCKSCGKSSLVRDDVSAYLVCTSCGFVQDCQDFQAYFNGFKGPPEGTFVRVGTSGTGSSLNYKEKKILEAQKTMDDIVFRLGFSGPRKSEVKEMVEKITEGEYGLGDWFPILVGACAYVVMRTNKKSLSIAEMVSVIGCDIHELGRMVARVVDFLDLKLPEFDIVNSFERAIQTCPSFRRVSRDKVERMLKQGIFLVQCAVKWFLTTGRRPLPMVAAVLILVAELNEVDVQIEDVATEVHAAVATSKMRYKELLEALVEVGKGLPWGKDITIKNIVKNAPFVIQYMEIKSRSKHGEKRKNLEDVGYCVEDVVSDCLREEAGYAVHSNVFESDSHCFKAEDGSRFSRSSIDDLENLKVSHECLSMIYSKFLNDFSRVKAVEECRDDCGRKQKNRYELNDACHEWWSGKSELCKKLFLEQVLAKDVGFDALPPSFVTGCLATERRREKINAAKLRIDKVINPTNIDSANAGDVCLFDDRHSGKKRKRRHDGIDWEDVVIETLLLHQVKEEEIEKGNYKSLLGLCVFNSGV; this is encoded by the coding sequence ATGGAGGGCTCACGCCCGTGCAAGAGTTGTGGAAAGAGTTCTCTGGTTCGCGATGACGTATCAGCGTATTTAGTATGTACATCCTGTGGTTTTGTGCAAGATTGCCAAGATTTCCAAGCCTATTTCAACGGCTTTAAGGGGCCCCCTGAGGGTACGTTCGTCCGTGTGGGCACCTCCGGGACCGGAAGCTCTCTTAATTACAAAGAAAAGAAGATTTTGGAAGCCCAGAAGACGATGGATGATATAGTGTTTAGGTTGGGGTTTTCAGGGCCGAGGAAGAGTGAGGTTAAGGAGATGGTTGAGAAGATTACTGAAGGAGAGTATGGTCTGGGCGATTGGTTCCCTATTCTTGTTGGTGCGTGTGCTTATGTTGTAATGCGGACGAATAAAAAGTCGTTGTCCATTGCAGAAATGGTGTCAGTGATTGGATGTGACATTCATGAGCTTGGGCGAATGGTTGCACGGGTTGTGGATTTTTTGGATTTGAAGCTACCAGAGTTTGATATTGTGAATTCATTTGAACGAGCAATCCAGACTTGCCCAAGCTTTAGAAGAGTCTCTAGAGATAAGGTGGAAAGAATGCTTAAGCAGGGGATATTTTTGGTGCAGTGTGCTGTGAAATGGTTTTTGACAACTGGGCGAAGGCCCCTTCCTATGGTTGCAGCTGTGTTGATATTAGTGGCGGAATTGAATGAAGTTGATGTTCAGATTGAGGATGTGGCTACGGAAGTTCATGCAGCCGTAGCAACGAGCAAGATGAGGTACAAAGAGCTTCTAGAGGCTCTTGTAGAAGTTGGTAAAGGATTGCCCTGGGGAAAGGATATCACAATTAAAAACATTGTGAAGAATGCACCTTTTGTGATTCAGTACATGGAGATTAAGTCGAGGTCAAAGCATGGTGAGAAGAGGAAGAATTTAGAAGATGTTGGGTATTGTGTGGAAGATGTGGTTAGCGACTGTTTGAGGGAAGAAGCAGGATATGCTGTGCACAGTAATGTCTTTGAAAGTGATTCTCATTGCTTTAAGGCAGAAGATGGAAGCAGGTTTTCAAGATCAAGTATTGATGATTTGGAGAATCTCAAGGTTTCACATGAATGCTTGTccatgatttattcaaagttcctGAATGATTTTTCTCGTGTGAAGGCCGTGGAGGAGTGCAGGGATGATTGTGGAAGAAAGCAAAAAAATAGGTATGAACTGAATGATGCATGTCATGAATGGTGGAGTGGTAAATCAGAATTGTGCAAAAAGCTTTTCCTTGAGCAAGTTTTGGCTAAAGACGTAGGTTTTGATGCTCTGCCTCCATCATTCGTTACCGGATGCTTGGCCACTGAGAGGAGGAGGGAAAAGATAAATGCTGCTAAGCTGCGCATTGATAAGGTTATAAATCCTACCAACATTGATTCTGCAAATGCAGGTGATGTTTGCCTTTTTGATGACAGACATTCTGGGAAAAAAAGAAAGAGGAGACATGATGGCATTGATTGGGAAGATGTTGTTATTGAAACCCTGCTCCTTCATCAGGTTAAAGAGGAAGAAATTGAGAAGGGAAATTACAAATCTTTATTGGGTTTATGCGTCTTCAATTCTGGGGTTTGA